TCCAGCTCTTCCGCCGTGGGCAAGCGACCGAGCACGGCATTGCGATGCGGGAAACGACCGAAGCGGCGGATGATGTCGCGGTGCAATTCGGCGTACTGCAGGTATTCCTTGTCACCCAGCACGTCGAACATCGCCACCGAACGGTCCTGGTCCAGCGGATCCTCGGAGTGCTCGAACGGCAGGTAGATGAAGGCGCGCAGCTTCGGGACCAGCTGCAGGTCCAGACCTTCCTCGATGGCGCGCATGGCGTAGTGCCGGGCCAGGCCATCGGTGGCGTAGGAATGGGCGGTTCCACGGAAGCAGTTGCGCGGGAACTGGTCCAGCAGCAGCATCAGCGCCAGCGCCCCTTCGGCGCTGCCCAGCCAATGCTCGCGCGCGCGCGCGGCCGCGGCGAAATGCTCATCCAGAAACAACTGGCGGAACTGCGCGTCGAACGCATCGTCGCGGGCGAACCACTTCGCAGGGCCCGCTTCTTTCCAGAATTCCACCACTTGCGCGGCAACGTCCATCACCTACTCCCCAGGGCCGGCGCGCCGCGCCAGGCCATCATCATCATTCGTCGAAGCGCAGGTGGCGGACCGACTTGCCGTTGCGCCGGATAAGCTTAAGCGCCTCGATACCGATCTGGATATGGTTTTCCACGAACTGGGAGCTGACCTTGGCATCGGACGCCTCGGTCTTGACCCCGTCGGGGATCATCGGCTGGTCCGAGACCAGCAGCAGCGCGCCGCTGGGGATGTGGTTGGCGAAGCCGGCGGCGAACACCGTGGCCGTTTCCATGTCGATGGCCATGCAGCGCATCGCCCGCAGCCGCTCCTTGAAGGCCTCGTCGTGCTCCCAGACCCGGCGATTGGTGGTGTAGACGGTACCCGTCCAGTAGTCGTGGCCGAGGTCGCGGATCATGGTCGAGACCGCACGCTGCAGCGCGAATGCCGGCAACGCCGGTACTTCCGGCGGCAGGTAATCGCCCGAGGTGCCCTCGCCACGGATCGCGGCGATCGGCAGCACCAGGTCACCCAGCTGGTTCTTGCGCTTGAGGCCACCGCACTTGCCCAGGAACAGCACCGCCTTGGGCATCACTGCCGACAGCAGGTCCATGATGATCGCGGCATTGGGGCTGCCCATGCCGAAGTTGATCATGGTGATGCCGTCGATCGTGGCGCTGGCCATCGGCCGGTCCAGGCCGATGACGGGCGCACCGGTCAGCTCGGAAAAGGTGTGCAGGTAGCCACCGAAGTTGGTCAGCAGGATGTGCTGGCCGAACTGGTCCAGGGGCACGCCGGTATACCGGGGCAGCCAGTTGTCGACGATTTCCTGCTTGCTCTTCATGGGCGGTCCGGTACGGCGGGGGACCTGGTATTTTCAGCCACCCGGCCGGTGCAGTCGAGCCGCCGTCGACCGCCCTGTGAAGAAGGTCACTTGGCAAGCCCGCCACCACCGGGCTAGCGTCGGCGGTTGGACCACGCTGCAAGGGGAACTGCATGGCATCGACGTTGTTGCGCGCCGGGGTGGCCCTGGCACTGCTTTCATCGAGTACGGCTCCGGCGATGGGCGCCTCGCGCTTCGTCGCCGATCCCTACCCCAGCACCTACCAGGCCCATCCTGATGCGCCGGTGCTGATCCAGAACGCCACGGTGCTGACCGGTACCGGCCAGCGCCTGGACAACGCCGACGTACTGCTGCGCGACGGCCGCATTGTCGCCGTTGGCCGCCAGCTGCAGGCCGATGCGGGCGTCACCCGCATTGATGCACAGGGCAAGTGGGTCACCCCCGGCCTGATCGACGTGCATTCGCACCTGGGTGTCTACCCCAGCCCGGGCGTTGGCGCGCACAGCGACGGCAACGAGATCACCGCGCCAGTCACCGCCAACGTCTGGGCCGAGCACTCTGTGTGGCCGCAGGATCCGGGCTTCGCCACGGCGCTGGCCGGCGGCGTGACCAGCATGCAGGTGCTGCCCGGCTCGGCCAACCTGGTCGGCGGGCGCGGCGTGACCCTGAAGAACGTCCCGGCCATCACCTACCAGGCGATGAAGTTCCCCGGCGCACCGTGGGGCCTGAAGATGGCCTGCGGCGAGAACCCCAAGCGGGTCTACGGCGAAGGCAAGGGCGTAGCCCCGGCCACGCGCATGGGCAACGTGGCCAGCTACCGTGCTGCCTTCATCGATGCCGCCGACTACATCGCCAAGAACAAGCCCAAGCCGGCCAAGCGCAAGGGCTGGTTCGGCAGCGACAAGGGCGACAGCGCCGGTGATGCCGGCGGCAAGCGCGATCTCAAGCTGGACACGCTGGCCGGCGCCATCGAAGGCGACATCCGCGTGCACATCCACTGCTACCGCGCCGACGAAATGGCCACCATGCTCGACCTGGCCAAGGAATTCGGCTTCAAGGTGGCCGCCTTCCACCACGGCGTGGAGGCCTACAAGCTGGCCGACCGGCTGGCCGCCGACGGCGTCTGCGGCGCACTATGGGCCGACTGGTGGGGCTTCAAGATGGAAGCCTTCGACGGCATCCAGGAGAACATCGCGCTGGTCGACCGCCCGAAGAACAGCTGCGCCATCGTCCATTCCGATTCTCCCGAGGGCATCCAGCGCCTGAACCAGGAAGCGGCCAAGGTGATGGCGTCCGCGCGCCGCGCGCGCATGCCGGAGATCACGCCCGAACACGCCATCACCTGGATGACCGCCAACGCCGCCAAGGCACTGGGCATCGAAGGCCAGACCGGCACCCTGGAGGCCGGCAAGATGGCCGACGTGGTGGTGTGGAACGGCAACCCCTTCAGTTCCTACGCGCTGGCCGAGCAGGTCTTCATTGATGGCCGCCGGCTGTACGACCGTGGCGCGCCAGCGAGCACGCCGCGTTCCGATTTCCAGCTTGGCCAGGAGGTGCGCTGATGGGCGCGTTGAACAAGCGTCGTCGGGCATGGCCCGGCGCGACCGTGGTGGCATTGCTGTTGCTGGCAACCACGGCATCGGCACAGGACCTGCTGGTGCGCAACGCAACGGTGCACACGGCCAGCGCACGCGGCAGCCTGCAGAACACCGATGTGCTGGTCCAGGGTGGCATCATCCGTGCGGTCGGCCCCGGCCTGTCCGCGCCGGCCGGGGCGATCGTTGTCGAAGCCAATGAGCGGCCGCTGACCCCCGCCCTGTTCGGTGGCATCACCGAGACCGGCATCGAAGAGGTCTCGGGTGAATCGAGCACGGTGGACAGTTCGCTGAAGCTCGGCGAGCAGCCGCTGCGCCCGGAATTCGACGTCACCCTGGCCTACAACCCGGCCTCGGTGTTGATCCCGGTGACGCGGCTGGAGGGCTTCGGCTTCACCGCACTCGGCGCCGCCACCGGTGGCGGCTTCGTGGCCGGCCAGGGCGGCGTGATGCGGCTGGATGGCAGCGTCGACCCGATCGGTCCGCGCGCGCTGTTCCTGCGCCTGGGCTCGGCGGCATCGGAGCTGACCGGGCATTCGCGCGCCGCGCAATGGATGCTGCTGCAGCAGATGGTCGACGAAGCACGCGGCCAGGTGGCTGCGGATTCGCCGCACGCGCTGTTGACCCCGGCCGGCCGCCGCACGCTCAGCCGCTACCTGGCCGGCCAGGGCCGCATCGTGGTGGAGGTCGATCGTGCCTCGGACATCCGCCAGCTGCTGCGCTGGGCCGCGCGCGAGAAGGTGAAGATCGCGATCGCCGGTGCCGGCGAAGCCTGGCAGGTCGCGCCGGAGCTGGCCGCCGCACAGGTGCCGGTGTTCGTTGACGTGCTGGCCAACCTGCCGGCCAGCTTCGACCAGATCGGCGCCACCCTGGAAAACGCCGCGCGCCTGCAACGTGCCGGCGTGCCGGTGTCGTTCGTGCAGCGCGGCGACGCCACCCACAACGCGCGCAAGATGCGCCAGCTGGCCGGCAATGCAGTGGCCAACGGCCTGCCCTGGGCCGACGGCCTGGCCGGGCTGACCCGGGTGCCGGCACAGGCGTTCGGCGTGGCCGATCAGATCGGCAGCATCGAGCCGGGCAAGCGCGCCGACCTGGTGCTGTGGGAGGGCGACCCGCTGGACGTGGCGCACTATGCCGAACAGGTCTGGCTGGGCGGCCGTGCAATGCCGATGCGCTCGCGCCAGACTGACCTGCGTGACCGCTACCTGCAGCGCAACGCGCAGCCCTGACCGCCTTCAAGGAAACCCTCATGGCCACGCTGCGCTGGTATTTCGACTTCGTCTCACCCTATTCCTACCTGCACTGGCAGAAGCTGAAGCGGCTGCCGCAGGTCGGCCAAATCCAGCCGGTGCCGATCGCCTTCGGTGCGGTGCTGCATCACCTGGGCAACCTGGGCCCGGCGGAAATCCCCGCCAAGCGCCGCTTCGCCTACCGCCACCTGCAGTGGACCGCGCAGGCCGAGGGCACCCCGATGCGCTTCCCGCCCGGCCATCCGTTCAATCCGTTGTCGGCGCTGCGCCTGTGCCTGGCCGTCGGAGCCAGCGCACAGGCGGTGGACGTGCTGTTCGACTGGATCTGGCGCGACGGCCATGCCGGTGACAGCGCCGAGGCCCTGCGCGAACCGGGTGCGCAGCTGGGCATCGAGGATGTCGCCAGCGCCATCACCGCCCCGGCGGTCAAGGAACAGTTGCGGCGCAACACGGAGGCCGCGATCGCGGCCGGCGTGTTCGGGGTACCCACCCTGGCCATCGGCGACGAACTGTTCTGGGGCAACGACGCACATCCGCTGATGGCCGCGGTGCTGGCCGATCCCACCCTGCTGCAGCAGCCTGAATGGCAACGCCTCGACAGCCTGCCGATGGCGGTACAACGCAATCGCTGAACAGGGGTGACGCCTTTCCCTCGGGCGCGGGCTCTGGTTTTGAGATAGATTTCACGTTTCCGAATCTACAACCGCCCTGGAGGGGGAGCCGCGGATGCGCATCGGAATCGTCGTCGACTCGGCCTGCGACCTGCCGCAGGACTTCATTGCCGAGCACAACATCGTGCTGCTGCCGATCACCGTCCGCATCGGCGAAGCCGTGCTGGCCGATCACCGCGATGAGCAGGCCACGCTGAGCTTCCTGCACGCGCACGTGGCCGAACACGGCGCCGAGGCGGAAACCATTCCCTTCAGTGTCAACCAGATCCGCGACCTGTTCCTGCAGCAGCTGGTGATCGATTACGACCACGTGTTCTGCATGACCATCACCAAGACCCGCAGCCCGATCCATGACAACGCGCTGCAGGCCAGCTTCGCCATCCTCAACGACTACAAGCCGGTGCGCCAGGCGGCAGGCTACAACTCACCGTTCGCGCTGCGCGTGCTCGATACCCAGAACCTGTTCGCTGCCCAGGCGGTGACCGCGGTGGAAGCGGTGCGCCTGCGCGAGAGCAACGCCAGCGTGCAGCAGATCCGCGAACGGCTGGAGGAACTGGCTGGCAACGTGCACGGCTACATGGTGACCCGTGACCTGTATTACATGCGTGCGCGTGCACGGCACAAGGGCGACCGCAGTGTCGGCCTGCTCAGCGCGGCGCTGGGCAGCGCACTGGACATCAAGCCGGTGCTGCACGGCTATCGCGGCGAAACCGGGCCGGTCGCCAAGATCAAGGGCTTCGACAACGCGGTGCAGAAGCTGTTCGCGGTGGTCGGCCAGCGCGTGCGTGCCGGGCTGATGACACCAACGGTGTGCGTCAGTTACGGCGGTGAGCTGGACGAGCTGCGTACCCTGCCCGGCTACGCCCAGTTGAAGGAGGTCTGCGCCACCCATGGCGTGGCCGTGTACGAATCGGTGATGAGCCTGACCGGCATGGTCAATGTCGGCAAGGGCGCGGTCACCGTGGGCTTTGCCGATGGGCCACATCGGTTTGAATGAAGGTCGACCGTGGCGGGAATCTGCACATCGATTCCACCGCGACTGTGCCAGCCTTGCCGCACTTCAAGGAGAACTCCATGCCTGCGCAGTACCACATCAGCCTGCCCGACCCGTCCAAGGCCCGTGGCAATGACCCTGACCTGTCCTTCCACTCGCAGGGCGCCGCCGGTTTCGCCGAAGAGCTGCAGGATGCCCTGCGCAGCGGCACGCTGTTCGAGCGCTGGAAGGCCAAGCAGCCCGACCCGGACGCGGTGGAACCGCAGTGGGGCGTGACCGATCCGGACGCCACCGTGACCGGCGAGCAGAAGGACCTGCGCATCAACCTGGTGGCCACCACCCGCATCGACAGCGATGTGTTCAAGCAGCGCCTGCGCCTGCTGGCCGGCAGCCACTGGGAACTACGCGACGTGCGTTGAGGCACCCGCCCGCCGGGCATGGCCCGGCGCTGACCATGCTCTGGTAGACGCCAACCTTGGTTGGCGCTTGCACAAACGGCTGCCAACCAAGGTTGGCCACTACTGACGCGCCGCCGAACATGGCCCGGCGCTTCCGAGGCATGCTCCGGTAGATGCCAACCTTGGTTGGCGCTTTCCAACGCGCCGCGCATGTGGCTGGCACACTGTGGGAATGAGAAACAGAGATGCGATCACCCGGCTGGGTACGCGCGGCGAGAAGAAGCTGCGCGATGCCCCACGCCGACTACGCGACCTGCAGCATTGGGCTGACTGCTTCAGTGGTGCGTTCCCCTCGTCAGAGGAGTTGGGCAGTCAAGCTCGCTACTGGAACTACAAGGTTCCAACCCGAGCCGGTCTGATCGAAGGCCCGGCCACCACCCTGAGAATCCAGCGTGCCTGCGCCCAATCGCTCATCAGCGCCTGCGCAAATCTGATCCAGTCGCGGCCCGCTTCACAGGCTACTGTGCGGGTAACCTGCTGCATCGCCCAGCCGGGGATGTTCTCCAGCGAGATTTGCCTTTACCTGGACGAAACGTACTTCCAGGGCCACGTCGCCTCGACAGCGGATGGTCAGGTCACCGCCATCACCTCGCGCAGCCTTTCCGCCGAATGGCAGCTCGTCCTACCCCAGGGCGTTGAGGAGCGAGGTGTGCAGGTCAGCATTCCTCCCACCGACCACGATGACGGTCTGGAACAGGAATACTGGTTCTACGGCGAGGTCGCCGACAGGCGTTGGTGAACGAGGACGCAAGCTCGGTCGGCGCTTCCGGGAAGCGCTGCCAACCAAGGTTGGCAACTACCGAACCGCCGGGTAGTGGCGGCCGCTACCCAGCGCGCGGTACAGCGCTATGCGCACGATCGCAGCCCCGGTCTGACTGTACAGCGCGATGTCCTTGGATGGCCGGAACCCCAAACAGGCTGGTTCTGTACGACCAGCGGCGAGCCGGATTGGCCTGGCCGAACAGGATGAGGCGGTTTGGCGGCAACGGGCAGCAGCGCGTGACGGGCTGGCCTGCTCAGCAATCCATGGTTCCGTGCGCGTTGCCCTCGTCATCCAGCACGTGCGCATGCAGGACCACCTGGTTGCGGCCGGCCCGCTTGGCGGCATACAGGCCGGCATCGGCATCGGCCAGCAGTTGGTCGGCGCTGGCCATCGCTGGCGGATGCAAATAGCCCACGCCGATGCTGATGCTGACCGACCCTTCCGGCAGCGGCAGCGCCGCCACCGCCTCGCGCAGGCGTTCGGCCAGTGCCAGCACGCCCGACAGCGCACTTCCGGGCACGATCACCGCGAATTCCTCGCCGCCGTAGCGCGCAACACGGTCACCGGCGCGGCCAGCACTCGCCTTCAGGACCGCTGCCACGGCCTGCAGGCAGCGGTCGCCGGCGGGATGGCCGTGGCGGTCGTTGAAGGCCTTGAAATGATCGATATCCAGCAGCAACAGGCCCAGTTCGGTGCCACTGCGCCGTGCGCGGTTCCACTCGGCCAGCAGCAGCGCGTCGAACTCGCGCCGGTTGGCCACGCCGGTCAGGCCATCCTGGCGCGCCAACTGATCCAGCGAGGCCTGCCGTTCCATCAGGTCCACCTGCAGCAGGATGCTGCGCAGGCCGAACCCCAGCGTCGCCACCACGAACCCGCTCACGGCCAGGGGCCGGGCGTGGTCGACCACCAGCGTGCCTACCACCAGCAGCAGCAGCGGCAGGATCATCGGACCCGCCGCCTGCACCGTGCGCGCCATCCGCGGATGCGGCGCCAGGACCCGCGCCGGTGCCTGGCTGAGCGCGAGCAGCGCCAGCAGCAGGAACGGCAGATCGATCAGCAGGTCGGCATAGGCACCGAACGCATCGCCGGAGGTGTAGTGGTTGATGTAGTACGCCACCAACAGGTAGGTCACCGCATACATCGCCAGCGCGCGGAAAAAGGTGCGCCGCTCGGGAACGTCGCCGGCCAGCCAGCGCACCACCGCGAACACAGCGATGCACAGGTTCTGGATATCGAACATGCGTTGCATGTTGGACAGCGCGTGGTCGTCGATGTCAACGCGGGCGGCAAACGACTGCGCGTGCACGAAGAACAGCACGCCCAGCAGCGCCGCCATCGCCGCATCGATCAGGCTGATGCTGACCCGTTCCCGGCGCGCCCGGGCCAGGATGAACACCAGGGGCACACCGTAAAGCACGTAAAGGAACAGGCTTGCGCGCGGGGTGAAATCGGCACGCCCGGCGCCCAGGGCGTCGATCATGTTGAAGGCCATGCCGCCGGCCCACAGCAGCAGCGCCGCTGCCGTGGCGCGCCAGCCGAGCGCCGCCTTGTCGCGGCGCGCCCGCCACAGGCAGGCGGCGGCTGCCAGCAGCGGGGCGGCGGTCAGGAACACGAAGGAACCCGCACCGACCGGCCCCGGCCACATGGCCAGGACCAGGCCATGGCACAGCACATACAGCAGCGCCAGCACTACCGGCATGCATCCCCCGATCGGCAAGGCCGTATGGGTGCACGATAGCCCGGGGCGGCGCCACGATGGTGTGATCCACCACCGGAAAAGCGGCGCGCAACCGTAGAGCCGAGCCCATGCTCGGCTGCCATCCGGTCGGAGGCCCAAGGTAGAGCCGAGCGTGGGCTCGGCTCTACAGGGGGTCAGCACTTCAGCGCGCGGGCGTGGTGGGCGATGTGCTCCCCAATGAAGCTGGCAATGAAGTAGTAACTGTGGTCGTAGCCCGGCTGCAGGCGCAGGGTCAGCGGATGGCCGGCGGCCGCGCAGGCCTCCTGCAGGCGCTGCGGCTGCAGCTGGGCCTGCAGGAACTCGTCCGCCTCGCCCTGGTCGACCAGCAACGGCAGGCGCTCGCAGGCCGTCGCCAGCAGCGCACACGCGTCCCACTGCGCCCAGTCGGCCGGGTTGTCGCCCAGGTAGGCGGTGAACGCCTTCTGCCCCCACGGCACGTGGCTGGGCGCGACGATCGGCGAGAACGCCGACACACTGCGGTAGCGCCCCGGGTTGCGCAGCGCGGTCACCAGCGCACCATGGCCACCCATCGAGTGGCCGCTGATGCCACGCGCATCGGTGGCCGGGAAGTTCGCCTCGATAAGCGCCGGCAGCTCCTGAGCCACATAGTCGTGCATGCGGTAGTGCTTCGCCCACGGTGCACGGGTGGCGTTGAGGTAGAACCCCGCCCCCTTGCCCAGGTCATAGCCCTCGGCATCGGCCACGTCATCACCGCGCGGGCTGGTATCCGGCGCGACGATGATTACGCCGTGCTCGGCTGCATAGTTCTGCGCGCCGGCCTTGGTGATGAAATTCTGCTCGGTGCAGGTCAGCCCGCTCAGCCAGTACAGCACCGGCAGCTTCTGAGTGGCCGCCTGCGGCGGCAGGTACACGGCGAACTGCATGTCGCAGCCCAGCGTGGACGAACGATGGCGGTAGACGTCCTGCCAGCCGCCGAAACAGGCGCGATGTTCAATGCGTTCCATGGAACCCTCCTGCGTGCCGGCTTCAGCCGCCACGTGTGTTGATCAATTCATCCAGCTGCGACAGCAGGCGCAGCAGCGGTTCGACACCAGGCTGGCCGCCCAGGTTGCGGTACGCCGCGACCGCTACGTCACTGCGCGGTGGCCATTGGCCATCGGCGCGGGCTTCGTGCAGGCGCGGCAGGAACACCTGCGCCAGCCAGTGCTCGAACGACATGCCATCGTCGCTGCCGAAGGCCGAAGTCACCGCACGCGGTGGCCCCACGACGCCTTCGACCCAACCCAGCGCGCGCAGCGCCTGCTCGATCGGATCAACCAGGGCCGCGCGCGGGTCTTCCGCACGCGGCCGGCGCAGGGCATCCAGCCAGCCCACGCCGCGGCTCAGTAGTGGACCACCGAACGGATCGACTTGCCTTCATGCATCAGGTCGAAGGCGTCGTTGATCTTGTCCAGGTCCATGGTGTGGGTGACGAACGGGGCCAGTTCGATGTCGCCCTTCATCGCGTCCTCGACCATGCCCGGCAGCTGGCTGCGGCCCTTCACGCCACCGAAGGCGGTGCCCATCCACTTGCGGCCGGTCACCAGCTGGAACGGACGGGTGGAGATCTCCTGGCCCGAACCGGCCACGCCGATCACCACGCTCTGGCCCCAGCCACGGTGCGCGCATTCCAACGCCGCGCGCATCACGTTGACGTTGCCGATGCACTCGAAGCTGTGGTCCACGCCCCAGGTGGTCATTTCAACGATGACCTGCTGGATCGGCTTGTCGAAGTCCTTCGGGTTGATGCAGTCGGTGGCACCGAACTCGCGCGCCAGCTCGAACTTGGACGGGTTGGTGTCCACCGCGATGATGCGGCCGGCCTTGGCCTGGCGCGCGCCCTGGATCACCGCCAGGCCGATGCCACCGAGGCCGAACACCGCCACGCTGTCGCCTTCCTGCACCTTGGCGGTGTTGTGCACCGCGCCGATGCCGGTGGTGACACCGCAGCCAAGCAGGCACACGTGTTCCGGGTTGGCGTCCGGGTTGATCTTCGCCAGCGATACTTCAGCCACCACGGTGTACTCGCTGAAGGTCGAGCAGCCCATGTAGTGGTACAGCGGCTCACCGTTGTAGCTGAAGCGGCTGGTGCCATCGGGCATCACGCCCTTGCCCTGGGTCGCGCGCACCGACACGCAGAGGTTGGTCTTGCCGCTCTTGCAGAACAGGCACTCGCCGCACTCGGCGGTGTACAACGGAATCACGTGGTCGCCCGGCTTGACGCTGGTCACGCCCTCGCCCACGTCCACCACGATGCCGGCGCCTTCATGGCCCAATACCACCGGGAACAGGCCTTCCGGGTCATCGCCGGACAGGGTGAACGCATCGGTGTGGCAGACACCGGTGTGGGTGATCTTCACCAGCACTTCGCCCTTCTTCGGCGGGGCGACGTCGATCTCGACGATCTGCAGCGGCTGGCCGGGACCAAAGGCGACGGCGGCACGGGACTTCATGGTGGTTTCTCCAAAGACAGGCAATGACAGGATGGGCGGCGCCATGTTGCGCCGTCGTTTATTTCAAGTACGAGCGGATCAACGCGCTCATGTCGCGCACGCGTTCGGCGCGTTGTTCATCGGAGGCCGCGGGCTGGCCGAACTCCTCGCGCAGATGGGCCTCCATTACCTCGGACATCAGGCCGTTGACGGCGCCACGGATGGCAGCGATCTGCTGCAACACCGGCCCGCAGTCGGCGCCGGCTTCCAGCGCGCGGTCCAGCGCATCGCACTGGCCACGGATGCGGCGCACGCGGGCCAGGACCTTCTTCTTCTCTTCGGGGGAGTGCGGCATGGCCAGGCTACCCAGGAACTATACTGGGGGATAGTATACAAGCCGGAACCACGAACTCAATCCCGGCCTGCTCAATCGAACAACCCCTCACCCGCCAACCGGGTCAGCTCATCCACCACGTAGCGCACCTTTGGCCGCAGATGACGCGTCGGTGGCCACAGCGCGTGGATGTCGATATGCCGCTGCATGTGCGCATCCAGCACCGACTGCAGCGCGCCGGATTCCAGGTGGCGGCGCACCAGTGAAACCGGCATCTGGCAGATACCGAGACTGGCGATGGCCGCTTCAATCACCGCGTCGCCGTCATTGAGCTGATACGGCGCATTCGGGATGAACGTCCCTTCGTCATCCTCGCTGCCGATCCGCCACCAGACCGGCTGGCCATGACGGAAGCCAACGATGCTGCGATGCTGCGCCAGTTCCTCCACGGTCGCAGGCACGCCATGCGCCTGCAGGTACTCCGGCGATGCGCAGGTGACCAGGCGCTGGCGCCCGAGCCGTCGCGCCACGAGGCGCTCGGCATGGTGCAATCCACCGAAACGGATCAGCAGGTCGATGCCCTCTTCGACCGGATCGACGAAGTGATCGGTGAAGGTCACCGTCAGCTGCAGGTCCGGGTACTGCCGGCACAGGCGCAACAGCACCGGCAGCACCACCAGCCGCCCAAACGAGGACGGCATGTCGACGCGCAGCCGCCCGCTGGGCAGTCCGGCCGACCCCAGGCAGGCCTCGGCGGCAGAGATTTCTTCCAGCGCCGCCGCACACGATGCGTAGTACGCCTCACCGTCGGTCGTCAGCGCGATGCGCCGCGTGGTGCGGTGGAACAGGCGCACCCCCAGCCGCGTTTCCAGCCGGGCGATGGCCTTGCCCACCGCCGAACGCGAGATGCCCAGCGCGTCGGCGGCTTCGGTGAAGCTGCCCGAGCGGGCCGTGGTGACGAAGGTCACCAGGCCATTCAAGGATTCCAGTGGCAACATCCCTCACGCTCCATTGGGGACAATTAGTCCCGTTCAATGGGAAATCGAAGCGCTTTATGCACCTGCATGTCAACTCCATCCTGTGTGCATCGCGCCGCTGGCGCCTCCCCCACACCGAGATGACCGACATGACCGCCGCCCTCTTCCACCCCTTCGACCTGTCAGGTACCGCCCTGCGCAACCGCATCGCGATGGCCCCGATGACCCGTGCCCGCAACCCCGGTTCGGTCGCCAATGAGCTCACCGCGCAGTACTACCGGCAGCGTGCCAGCGCCGGCCTGATCATCAGCGAAGGCACCCCGGTCTCGCCACAGGGCCAGGGCTACATCGACGTGCCGGGTATCTGGTCAGCCGAGCAGGTGGCCGGTTGGACGCTGGTCACCGAGGCGGTGCATGCCGCTCAGGGCACGATCTTTGCCCA
This genomic window from Stenotrophomonas maltophilia contains:
- the fghA gene encoding S-formylglutathione hydrolase; its protein translation is MERIEHRACFGGWQDVYRHRSSTLGCDMQFAVYLPPQAATQKLPVLYWLSGLTCTEQNFITKAGAQNYAAEHGVIIVAPDTSPRGDDVADAEGYDLGKGAGFYLNATRAPWAKHYRMHDYVAQELPALIEANFPATDARGISGHSMGGHGALVTALRNPGRYRSVSAFSPIVAPSHVPWGQKAFTAYLGDNPADWAQWDACALLATACERLPLLVDQGEADEFLQAQLQPQRLQEACAAAGHPLTLRLQPGYDHSYYFIASFIGEHIAHHARALKC
- a CDS encoding YqcC family protein; its protein translation is MGWLDALRRPRAEDPRAALVDPIEQALRALGWVEGVVGPPRAVTSAFGSDDGMSFEHWLAQVFLPRLHEARADGQWPPRSDVAVAAYRNLGGQPGVEPLLRLLSQLDELINTRGG
- a CDS encoding S-(hydroxymethyl)glutathione dehydrogenase/class III alcohol dehydrogenase — translated: MKSRAAVAFGPGQPLQIVEIDVAPPKKGEVLVKITHTGVCHTDAFTLSGDDPEGLFPVVLGHEGAGIVVDVGEGVTSVKPGDHVIPLYTAECGECLFCKSGKTNLCVSVRATQGKGVMPDGTSRFSYNGEPLYHYMGCSTFSEYTVVAEVSLAKINPDANPEHVCLLGCGVTTGIGAVHNTAKVQEGDSVAVFGLGGIGLAVIQGARQAKAGRIIAVDTNPSKFELAREFGATDCINPKDFDKPIQQVIVEMTTWGVDHSFECIGNVNVMRAALECAHRGWGQSVVIGVAGSGQEISTRPFQLVTGRKWMGTAFGGVKGRSQLPGMVEDAMKGDIELAPFVTHTMDLDKINDAFDLMHEGKSIRSVVHY
- the frmR gene encoding formaldehyde-responsive transcriptional repressor FrmR, which encodes MPHSPEEKKKVLARVRRIRGQCDALDRALEAGADCGPVLQQIAAIRGAVNGLMSEVMEAHLREEFGQPAASDEQRAERVRDMSALIRSYLK
- a CDS encoding LysR family transcriptional regulator, with translation MLPLESLNGLVTFVTTARSGSFTEAADALGISRSAVGKAIARLETRLGVRLFHRTTRRIALTTDGEAYYASCAAALEEISAAEACLGSAGLPSGRLRVDMPSSFGRLVVLPVLLRLCRQYPDLQLTVTFTDHFVDPVEEGIDLLIRFGGLHHAERLVARRLGRQRLVTCASPEYLQAHGVPATVEELAQHRSIVGFRHGQPVWWRIGSEDDEGTFIPNAPYQLNDGDAVIEAAIASLGICQMPVSLVRRHLESGALQSVLDAHMQRHIDIHALWPPTRHLRPKVRYVVDELTRLAGEGLFD